The Quercus lobata isolate SW786 chromosome 4, ValleyOak3.0 Primary Assembly, whole genome shotgun sequence genome segment TCTGGGCATCTATAGCATCAACGGCTGACTGAACTCTCCTCATAAAAAGGGCTTGGGCAACCTCATGGAGGTGATCTAGAACAAACCCCACAGCAAAACCCACGCTGATAAGCTCCTGAATCACGGCCCTCCACTGCAGGATCCTCTTAGTAGAGACAGTATCAACAAAGCTGTGCCCAATGTCGTTCAGCACACATCCCAACATCTTCAAGAAATGCTCCCTAACAAAATGGCCAAGACGGAATTCTTGCATAAAATTGTCATGACTGCTGTAGATCATTACCAAGTGGGAAAAACAATCCCCGAGAactcaaaaaccataaaaatccACGTAAGGAGGACTAGAAACTCATAAGTCTACCAGGCCAAGGTCATTAATCTCTGGTTGATCAAAGCGGGCAAAGAAGGTTGCAGCATCATTCACAGGGTCTGGGATGGTGGCAGAACTACTGCCCACCTCAAACTGAGAAGGAGCAGTGGGAAGCGGACCTATAAAGAAAAACGCAAGGCAAAATGAGAAGCCATGGTCTGGGAAGAaaagatttacaaaaaaaatgatgaaggaaaaaataaaggGGAAAGGAACCTTACCGAGGCCACCAGGAATAGGGGCTGCGGGTGCAGCAGAAACAAGTACTATGGGTACAACAGAAGCAAGTGCAGTAGATACGGCTAAAAAGGGTGCTGAAGGTGCAGTAGGAACGGGCGCTATGGGTATTGTAGGAGCAGGCATTCCTACGCCTGCTGCAACTCCTGGTCCCTCAAAAGTCTCTGCAAGCAAGGAAGTAGGCGTACAAATGAAGCCCaagtacatataaaaaaaaaaaaaagaaaaaaaaaagggagtgaACTTagcagaaaagaagaaaagacacATACCCATAAAGTCAGGCTTGAGTGAAACACTTTCCTCTTCCTTAGAATAAAAAATCCTCTTCTTTAGGATAGGCGCATCATCAGGATCCTCAAGAATATCATCGGACCCCTCATAAGATAAGTTCGTATCAGGACCACGTGTAGCGGAACTGGAAATGGAGGAAGgagtaacaaaaagagaagCACCACCCTTTGCGGCCTGGGAGATAACTACAAAGGGGTCAATGGTGGAAATAACAAGCGGCAGAACAGAGGGAACGGTCTTGGTCTGAATGGAAGTAGGAGAAATGGCTCTCTCTGGAGGAGTGGGTGTCTCAGCGAGCAGAGGTGTAGTCTCACTACCCCCTTCGGTATGAGTACCCTCTTCTCTGGGTACCGGCTCTGCGGAAGGGGTGGGAGTTTTGGCAGGAGCCATATGTGCAGCAGTAGAGGGAGTGGGTGTTGCGAATGTCACATCAGCCCCATCAAAAAAGCCTTCTATGGGTACACCCATGGAAGCGGAGATCTCCTCGGCAGTAAGGTGATATACGGAGAGAGGTTCGGgctccttctaaaaaaaaggagggggaaaGGAAGAAAGGGAATATAAATACTGATGTGAAGACCAAAGGAACTATTAACTATATGAGGCAAACAAAAGACATATGGCAGAGGGAGCAcgtgtaaagaaaaaaaaaaaaagaagtgaagaaaagaTACGTACCTCAAATTTGGGCTCATCAAGCAGAATAGGGCGGGTAACTGACGAGTCCTCCTTATGCTTAGACTAAAAGaaaggaggaggaagaaatTAACAAGGTTAGCCGCAAGAAAGTTAAGagatattttctataaaaaaaaaataaaaaaaaaataaaaaaaaaataacttaccCTCCGCTTAGCAACAGACACGGGATGAGGGTTGTCTTCCTTTTACTGCCTCAGGTTTTGCTGGCCAGGGAAGCACCTGTAGGTGGCAGTGGGGTGGTAGGCTTGGATTTACCGGCAGATTTAAGCTTGGTAGGAGCTTTCTTACTTGATACAGAAATGTTTGTTACTTTATCCTTTTTTTCCTAACCGGGAGGATAATTGCCAGCATGCCAGTACCATCCTTCTTTCTCTGCAACCCATTCGAAGATGGCTGACCGGTTCTGTCTTCTGGCATATGCCAAAGCAGATTTGGAAGGAAGAAGTAAGCGAGGGTTAACTGAGATGACCATACCGAGCCCATTAGGGGGAATAAGAGAGAAGTTGCGGCTACCCACTAGCTCATTCTCGAATGTAGTCATCACCGCTTGCCAATAACCATGCATGGGGGGAGTACAGAGGCCCTCCCTTAGTGAACTGGGAACTGTAACTGCACTGAAACGCTGCCTCCAAAATTCAAAGGCAATATGATGCAGAAAAAGGGCAAACGAAGTAAGAGACTCCATAAAGAAGGAAATGTCATCAGGGATATCCTGATCTAACCCAAATTGCCTTCTTACTCGGTTAGCGGGATAGTGAACGAACCTGATGCCTTCGTCGGCTAAGTAAGGCAGCCATCTGGCATTAATGGCCGCCAGATAAGTGATCCCTGTTTCATCAAAACCAGCCAAGGGAGTAGTAGTCCCAACAATATCAACAAACGAACCCATAGCAGAATCTATGCATGTATAATTTGCACCTAAATTTCTATAAGCCCTCCAAGAAAAACCGACACCTTCATCAAAAGACTCAACAACAGAATAACTAATGGGCTTCAAGCTAGACCAGCGGAAAAGCAAGCGgaaaatcaaactcaaatcTATCACAAAAGTCAATAATTATCCTCGAACATGTTTGGTACTTATCTCTAGCAAAACGAGCAGGTCTACACTTTGCTAAATATTGAGCACAACGTTTAAATAACAACTGCTGCAGTATGGTACAATTGACGGAAGAGGTAACTATATGATAGGATCCCGCTTGACTTTCGTCACTACGCAGGATGTCTAATTGGACATACAGATGCCCCAAGAACATGGGGGCCAACGGCAGGCTCACCCCAGCAGATATTTTGATGGCTAAACGAAAGTATAAGGGCTTTATGGCATAGTGGGGGTGGgatccaaaaacaaatttacaagCCAAAACGCAACAAAAGCCACGCGGTGTGCAGTTACAGAAAACTTAGAAGAAGAACTAACCCAGTATGACAGTTTGGCGTTTCCTGCCATCCTCTTCCTCAGTTCGGCTTTAATAGCCTCTTCTTCCGAAGAAAATTCTAAAGTGGCAGGATCGGTATCACCGAGAATAGGCAGAAGTAACTGATTGGCCACGTCTTCAAGGGTAACAATGATTTCACCGCACGAGAAAAAGAAGGTGTGGGTGGTGGTACACCACCATCGGACCAAATGTCGAAGGTTGTAAAGGTCCCGGAAGTTCGACAAGCAGCGAGAAGAGACGATGGCTTTCAAGATACCGGCTCGTTGCAACAACCCCATGAAACCCGCATCAGATAACTCATTATCTACCCATTCTTTCCAACCCAAGGCAGTACCcgacccaaattcaaaatatatggGCACAAGAAGTGAGATGCCTTGGCGAATGGCTAGATTAGAGATTGAGGATGCTAACGTAGCCCAAGAGATGTCGGGGTTCCGCCGGCCAAGGGCGAGCCACACGTGACCCGGCGGCAGCGGCATATAGTCTCCAGGGACCTTCGGGAAGTGATGGTGGACTTTGTACCATAGATCGATTAAAGGGGTGCATTCACTATCGGGGTCGCGCTGTGTCTCTTCCCCAGCGGACTACTTTGACTTAGAGTGTTCTGTCTCCTCGCCTACATCAGGAACGACGGGAGAGTCGAAAGCGATTGCTTTCCCTTTACGGCGGGAAGAGCCTTGGCTTTTCACCGACGACATGGTAAAAGGACTTAGTCAGAGAAGATGGGTACAtgtgtttgaaaagaaaaagatagtgaAGAGCAGGAGACAGAGAGAATGTGTTCTTGGAAAAGAATGAGTTTGTGTTTAATGTGCAGAAGGACTCCTCTTTAAATACCCAGGTCATTAATAACGGCACGAAGGAAGACAACAGGTTAGCCATTAGAATGGGATAAAATTAATGAAACGGCAGCTATGCTTAGAGAATAATTGCCAAACTGGGAAATTTAAAGAGACAACCCTATTCGCGGcaggaaagaaaatatatatatatatatatatgtaatataatataatatatatgagaAGGGGTCCACTGCTTAAAAAGGCCcatgaagaaagaagaaaaagaagaaaagagagaggacAGAAACGTCTTTTCATTCACATATGAACCGTAGGAACGTTTCATATGTTCGGGGGACTaaatgttgagggccatttgtgagaatccaggTGGAAAGAaggaaagcccaataacaagggcaGCAAAGAATTGGCAAAGCAGACAGCAAAACTATCAGGCCCAAGCGGCAGAAATAATGGATCACAagcccaagaaataaacaaatgggctttgaagaggcaagtgggcttagAGAAGtctggaaagagagaaatagcatctcatgggcagtgtatgatgtagaaaagtgagaaagggctgCTGTAGTCCCGaagtaatgcaaactaagaaagtaaagggtttatggcaggcccatgaatCCCAAGGATGAGAAGAAGGTTATTAGGCTAgtgaagcccaatgaagttagaaAAACCTCATGGGAATGCAGAATTAGCaaaagggccaaggaagcccaaagaaagaaaatgggccaaggaagcccaagagaaaaacaaaagggaCACAAGAGCCCATaagtaagaaaagaaaccaGTGGCCATACCGAGCCACTGGGAGAAAGAATAAACAACTGGCCTAAAGAGGCCCAGCAAGATTAAATCATTACAGTAGGAATAACAGAACAAATATGACAGGAAATGAGGTGGGCTAAAGAAATATAAGGTCCATCATCAAATAAAGCCTAGCTCCTGAGAGGAGCGGGAAATCAAGAAGCAACCACATAGAAGGTCAAAGAAAACAGACGGCAGGCAATGTAGGCAAGCCTCCGGACCATGGCAGACGAATGGGCAGTATGcagattttggacacatatggaaaGAAGGCACACATAAGGCCCaagcaccaccagcctgtacccagccaatacaaagcatggtgaggtcggggggtcagagattcagagggcatggtttggtggtggggagagagGAAAACTCTATTTTGAAGGTTTCGGCTCAGGCTCTTTTGGGGAGGTGTCCTGTTGGGATggcttactacccaaaagaggcaagctgAGTTAgaatcactaggtgcatgccgtaagagatagggagagagaaagaacccagatcgtagcaggaaagggtgccacgaCAGATAAGCAATCAAAATACTCTTCCTTGTTTGGTGATAGGAGGGTGACACACAGATGGAACAGTAATGGTCGgccagtacacccagaccagacaaagggagTTAAGGGCTAAAGCAGTAAAATCTGGTCACGgtaggcactataaaaagaagGTCTTGCCGTGAGCAGAAAGGGGTAACGATGGGAACTTCGACTAAGAAATAGGAacttaaaaagagaaacaaagaaatagcaaagaaatgagggggaaaagaaagaaagaaagaaaaccacaagaaagaaagacaaaagtgAGAATTAGAACGGTAGGCATGCACTGGTAGATTGgttccctctctccctcatgAAATCCGGCTCTCTATGAAAACCTCAAGGAGCATCTGTGCAGAAAAACCACTCAGGTCCATTTCCCTCAAGGCATTTAATCTCTACGGCAGGACTCTTTCCTGAGAGATTAACTGCGTTGAGAATGAACGTTCTTTCCTCTTTGGCTCTGCTTTTGTGGATCATATTTTGGTCGATTTCCCTAACATTCTGACTAACCCATGGGTATTAATATTTGTTAACTTCTGTTCTGTTCTTTCCCTTCCGTAAAAACGATTAATATTGCTGCTGTAATTAAGTTCAAGGGCTATTTGGTCCTTTCCCACTGAGTGGCcagatattttttgtttattttattattattatatttttctaccACAACTTTCCTAAAACAGTTTTGTCTGCCGTGAACACGTTCCTGGCAGATCTAgcctagtttgcgcacaagccagACCAACTTAAGTTGAAGTTGGACCggtcccaactcccttatccagaaaacttgggctTAGTGCAGCAGGAAGCAACCCAACACCACTAGCACATCCCACCACcttacaaatagaaaaaaatatttattattatttatataagtattgctgatgtggaaaatggTGGGAGTTTCAAatgtttcggttttatatatatatatatatatatatatagattatactatggaataataattttatatattttatgatgaataataaataaaagcatcttaatatttaaataaataaataaataaaactttgcAACACATTGTGGGgttatatgttttgttttggttatttgtCTATTATTGACAATGACATAGGGCAAATGCATTACATTATAATACTTAAATTTACTTTGCTCAAAGAGTAATGatatatacacaaaatattttacaacatttttacaaacttctGACatggttttagtatttttcaaatagttattgtaagtataaatgtgatgttagtgataggcccatattagaactagtaaaaatttgctACATCAATTGTATGTAAACATATTGTAAAATAGCTTGTGTTTGTACTATTACTCTTGTTCAAATAACCTTATGGGGCTTTGAACATGGGATACTTTGTCTTTTCTGCCTCTTCTCTCCCTGGTGCAAGTGGAGGATTGGATACTTTGTCTTCAATAAAAAAGTTACCATTAAAAGGAAGTTAGCCACACATTGTGCGGGTTAAACGTTAGTTATAATAAGTTTAAAACTCGTTATGTCATCTGGAATTCaaaatttaatctaaaaataataacaaaaatatggATTTTATTATTCAGTTATTGGATATTTTGTCTTCAATGAAAAAGTTCCCATTAAAAGGAAGTTACCCGCACATAATGCGGGTGAACGCTAGTTGTTTAAAACTAGCTATGTCATCTGGAATTCaaaatttaatctaaaaataataacaaaaatatggATTTTATTATTCAGTTATCCCCATGATTAATTGCTTTGCACaaactatttaaaaagaaaaaggaattattACGTCAAGAATTTAAGATCCTTCCGACCCTCTTGACCCACACTTATTAATTCTTTGGACCCATTAGTGGGAGACCAGACGAGGACAAGTACAAGATTTGAGATCATACGTATATATGTCAGCTATTAACTAAGCTAATTActttctccccaaaaaaaaaaaaaactaagctaATTAGTTTATTTAGATACATCTAGGTTGTGGGTCAATGAATTTGAAGAATGGCCCattatttggaaaaagaaaaaagtacaagaGATTTGATATCAAACGTATCTTGGCAAATAACTAAACTAATCGAATTTGTAAAACCGACCCCTTGAATGATCTACCCGTAAGTGGCAGACCAGACCAAAAGAAAAGTAGTATAAGAATTGAAGTTGTATATATCTTAGCTACCAATTAAGCCAATTCAATTTGCAATCCAGAAGCGCAATTgttgacaaaaagaaaaaagaattgcaaGCACTACTCGCATGAAACCGAAGTTGGCGTTGAAGCATACGCTATATACCCTATTACAATATCCAAACGTATGTCAAGCAAGATAGACCAGGAAGAAATCACCCTCTCAGGTTATCCCACCTGCTCGTTTAAGTAATGTCAGGAGTGGGTTTTATTAACTTAATTAACTATTAAGTCTTTTGTCAACGAATGAGAGCTCTAAGATTTGAATCTTGCATATATTAAGAACTGATTAGTgttttagtttgataataaacAACAAACATAATAGAGCAAACtttataatctaaaattttatcttatctaaaaaaaaaaaaggaaaaaaagaaaaaaaaaaaaaaaaggagctgATGTCTGGACTGGAGGCCCTACATAAAATTGCAAGCACTAATTTGTCTTTCTCATTACTCTCACAGTCTCACCGACAGTAGGCTCAACTAAGACACTCACCAttagttctcaaaaaaaaaaaaaaaaaacaccctcaTCGTTAATATTATTTTCCCAACATATCacttcaataattataaatatttgtaataCATTTGTCCCTCACTCGATTTATTggcacaaaaaatttcaaacactaTAGCTTCAAGCAAGTCTCACTTAATCCTGATCCACTTAGAAAAAATTCCATTTTTCCAACAAAATTCCATACAATAATTCTTTATCACCAATTTTAAAAGTTAGGTATAGCTTGGCTGCTTTGGCATGAGTAAGCTAACACACATTTTAACTACCTTTCTAccagttttggggaaaaaattgtttaattcctaaaatttggattaagttttattttagttcttgaattataaattttattttcttcaattcttattttgaattttttaagctttttctatttattttatttggggcTTAAAATTGATGATACAAATGTTCATAGATAAACCAAAAGGCGCCTCTTAATTTTCCATAATAGTTTGTGTATCTTGttttatcataattatttgtGTCTATTATCATTCCATAACATTTGTGTCTTCTGAGTATTTCACATTCTTGAATTTTATGTTATGAAATAAAGAGTCATCACAATAACGACAACTTTTGTAATTAACTTCACCCTATAAAATGCAGTAGAGGTGTGGTGTGAAAGTGTGTGagataaaaagttgtaaaagtTCTCTAGGGAAtatcttgatttctttgtttgAGTTTGAAGTTGTgtctaataaaatattcattccaTCTCTTTCTTGTTaatgattattttgttataCTTCCTGTCAAGGCTTTGCCAAGCCAACAAATTGGTCCAACTCAACGATAATACCTGCAATAACTGAAGAGAATGACCCTTAGGTACCGGTATGATGTTGTGCCATTGACTATTCGACGCTAGAGTTAGCTCTCTTTCAAGTGAAATGATAAGTTTTGCAAGGAGTACGTAGCTCTTTGACGTAGGACATTCTATTATTTAATtcttgtaatttattaattttagcatttttatgtaattttcattattataagtttagggtattaattttcttatttttaaatgttttaatgttttttaggtcaaatttagTTCTTATTatggttaggtattaattaggacctattttagaatatattttcttactTTGTATAAACTTAGTGAATAATGACTTACGTTGGTGGGAACAAATACAATCTGATAGAATCCAAGTGGTAAAGACAAAATTCGTTCATGATCAAGGATGAAAAAGATGTTACTCATCAAATTTTATCCTTTGGATTGTGATGAACTTTTATCATACACAAAATAAGATTATTATTGGTCAAGAAGTTCacacttgaattattttgaaggGTCATATGTTCCGCCATTAATAGATGAATTgcatgttgaaaaaaaatacttttcatgaaaaatatataaaagtcaAAGAAGAAAGTATATAAGTTTATGAGAAAATTAATGAAGTCCTTTTTATAGAAGAACTTGAAATCAAGATTGTGAAGAAGATTAATGAAGACCTTATTATAAAACAAGATCTTGAAGCCAAGAGAGTAGAGACCATTGAGGAAGAAATTAAGAGGAAATTTTCGAGGATCTCAATGAAATCAAATCATATGATTGTCAATCTTAAGATCCTTTTATTTTGGTGGAAAGCAATAGAACaaagtttattgattttattggggttgataaatttaattcaattgCCAGTTCTTATTTGGTAAATCTCTACAATTGCATGAAGactaaggaaaaagaaattcaagttGATTTGTTTATTCCATTTATGAGTTGAAAGTATGAAAAGAAGATTAGGGGATCAAGTATTCCAAATATTTGTTTGCTTGGTATGGAagattttaaatctcaaaaataaactaaaggAAGAGTTTGTATGAAGTGGAGGGGTCTAATGTAGGACAAATTCTATAATTTAattcttataatttattaattttggtatttttatgtaattttcattattttaggtttagggtatttatttccttgttttaggtgtttttaatgctttttaggtcaagtttcttatttttgttaggtattaattatgatttattttagaatatactTTCTTGTTTGTCAAGTTTTATGGAGCCTTTGAATAGGCTTCCAAGTctctaaacatatatattttttttaatttctttctttagtAGATTCTAGAAAATTATCGCCTTGTGAATTCGAGGTTTATTACTAGAAACTCacagtttaatttttgtttcatcAAAGTGAGTATTGTGTATACTTTTTTTAGGCTTCCTTGACATCACTCTTAAATCAAGTTTCTTTACTTTTAAAGATGTCATGCTCATTGTTCctaagttttcattttcaaaggTGAAGCATAAATAGTCATTAGTGATTCATAATTGCTTGTGCCTAGTAGGGTGCTATGCATTATTGGCTTTTAACACATGGGCGTTAGAAAAATTTGCCAGATAGCatgattttagaaaaattttaggaaaacaGCACACCGATGAAACTATTTTGTAagttagactgtttttgaaattCGAGTGTGGGCTGGAACTTGAATTTgacaaacttgagttccattcAATATTCCTGCACAATgcttggaacttgagtttgtcaaactcgagttccaacccaaaatcaagtttatctaactcgagttccaaaaatagtttaacttacaaaatagtttcaaatgCATGATAggcaccaattttttttctaaaaagctACTATTCCACAAATTTTTCCCATGGGCGTTTATCCCTTTATTTGGCTCGCTAAGTTCACGTCATGGTTGACCCATGATCTGAACCTGAAACCTCCCTTCGGCCATTCGTACTCTCCTCCTCTACCGCAGCCTCCAAAGCATACAATTACTCCACATTTTGatctttcttcatcttcttgctCCATAAGCACACTTCATATTGAACCTTGAAGAATGGTAGAGAAGATCCAACCCATACTTTATATTCCAAAGGACTTAGCATTGAACCTTATTGTCTTTTAGAGCCTAGTCTATACAAAAATATATCACAAAATTGAGTATGTAGCAAACACATACGACTATCCAATAAATGTCATGTTAGGGGGGGGGGGCGGAATTCTAACCTAATGTGCATTAAAAAACACCAAATCACTCTTAACACTATGACAATCGTAAGCAGCAATGGCTATTGGAATAGTACAACAACATTTTATtggaaaatttgaaatgaataCATTAAGCACAAATAGTAGAGCTAGCCACGATAGAGAATGGAAACTGGTTTGTCAATCACAAATATCATTGGTACTTCTCCAAATGAACAAGAAAAACCCTCCTTATTGTCATGAGTGTGGTAGTTAGTAATCACTCATATTTCGTTACTGCCCCCATGTTTTAAATACTTAACAAAGTGACCAATGTAGTTTACTTGATGCAGATTCTCGTCTCCAAATATTGCAGCAGCCTCTCTTGCACGAGTTCTTAATTTATCTCCTTCTTCTAACACCATGGCCATCTCCACAGCCTTGGCTATGCCATCCCTGCTAAACGATCCGTCCTCTCCTCTCTCTACTTCTACAGCTACACCCTTATCCACCAAAAGCCTTGCATTCAAAGGCTGATCAAAGATAAATGGCAACACGACGAGACAATGCCCAAATTGTAACATCTCAATTGCAGACCCCCACCCTGAGTGGAACAACGATCCCCCAACTGATGGGTGCGCTAGAATTTCCTTCTGAGGTGCCCAGCCCATACACACCATGCCTTTGCCAGACGTGGTGTCAATAAAACCCGATGGCAAAGAGTCTTCATCATCAATAGCCCAAAAAGGTTTCCTCAATGCCCACAAAAATGGCACTTGAGAAAGCTGTAGTCCATAAGCAATCTCATAAAGCTGTTCTTTGCTCAGCTGACACTCACTGCCAAACCCTACAAACAAAACTGACTTGGGTTCTTGTTTATCAAGCCATTCGAAGATCGTTTTCCATGAGCTATCATTCCCTTCGGTCTCTTCATGTCTTTTTGGAGGAAGTAAACCTATGGGAATCACCGGCTTTCCCATCAATTTCTCTTGTAAACTCAAGAACTCACCTTCAAACTCCCTGCAACTACGAATAGCCAATGCTTTACATGCACGGAGAACCTTCGTAAACCTCGCAGCATCACTTATCCCCGAAGCATCCTCTGTATATGCACCCGCATGTGCCCAAACCGCTTCATACCCTCTGAATGCAACAGAGGACGGAAAACTAAGCCACTCTGGCGGTGATGTCAAACTCTCTGGTGATGGCCAAGCTTGCTTTTGGTCACCAACGAAAAAATAATTTGGTGGCTTCCCAAACAAAACAACGGTAGCAGCAGAGAAGACAGCGAAGTAAATAAACCCGACATTATAATTTTGGGCAATTTCAACAGCCCAATGAGCGGAAAAATCAGCTATAATCCAGTCCGGTAATTGCTCAGCCACGAACTGGTTGATAGGATATTGGAGACGATCATATGCAAGCTTTAAGTACTCAAGTTTGTCAGCTGGAACGTCTACACTGGCCTCAGCGCCTTCAGGCAAGATATCATTATTGTCTAGTGTGGGTAATGGGAACTCCACAAACTTCATTAAAGTTGCTAAACTTGGAGGAAGTTTGGGGAGTCTTTGGATGTTTCTTGGGGTTGATACAAAGGAAACGTGAATTCCAGATTTAGCTAAGGCAATGGAGAGCTGAAAAAACGGTATAAGATGACCAAAGGCTGACCAAGGCAGCATAACTACATGGAGATGATCTCTggccatttttattattattatttttttttttccagttagGACCTATGGTATGGAGGAATTCGCACACGAACATATATTGAGGCCACAGGAAAAGGTTACATATGGGCATTATTGTACATTAAATATGGGCATTATTGGTCTTGTTTGGCGGGGCCACATTAATTTCCAACTGTAGCACTGTCTGT includes the following:
- the LOC115983639 gene encoding putative UDP-rhamnose:rhamnosyltransferase 1; translated protein: MARDHLHVVMLPWSAFGHLIPFFQLSIALAKSGIHVSFVSTPRNIQRLPKLPPSLATLMKFVEFPLPTLDNNDILPEGAEASVDVPADKLEYLKLAYDRLQYPINQFVAEQLPDWIIADFSAHWAVEIAQNYNVGFIYFAVFSAATVVLFGKPPNYFFVGDQKQAWPSPESLTSPPEWLSFPSSVAFRGYEAVWAHAGAYTEDASGISDAARFTKVLRACKALAIRSCREFEGEFLSLQEKLMGKPVIPIGLLPPKRHEETEGNDSSWKTIFEWLDKQEPKSVLFVGFGSECQLSKEQLYEIAYGLQLSQVPFLWALRKPFWAIDDEDSLPSGFIDTTSGKGMVCMGWAPQKEILAHPSVGGSLFHSGWGSAIEMLQFGHCLVVLPFIFDQPLNARLLVDKGVAVEVERGEDGSFSRDGIAKAVEMAMVLEEGDKLRTRAREAAAIFGDENLHQVNYIGHFVKYLKHGGSNEI